GCCGGTCTCAGCAAGCATTGGTAGGTTTTATTAAGCATGATTTTAAATGTTAGTGGGTAATAATTTATTTTTTGATCTTGAAATATAAACAACCAAAATATAACATCATATCAGAAGGGCAATAATTTTAACTGAGTAAATACAAAATCTGAATATTAATTAATGTAAAACCTTCCAAAAAAAGAAGAATAAGTTAGGTATCAGTCAATCTTGCAAATTATATTTATTCCTAAAATAAATGAAACAAAGTTGCATTATGGATAGTATTTCAGTTCTTTCTTGATTATTTTTGCAACTCTGTTTCATTTATGAAGTTATTTATTTATTCAATCCTTTATTTGATTTTCATTAATTCAACCTTTGCACAGGAAGAATGTGCTTTGGTAATTAGAGGAAAAATCATTCATGCTGAAAACAGTGAACCGATAGAGTCTGCGTCCATTTGGATTGTGGAAATTGAGAAAGGTGTTATTTCAGACATCAATGGTATTTTTAGAATTGGGAATCTTTGTCCGGGGACTTACACGGTCAAAATACAATATTTAGGTCACCAGGAACATACTGAAATTATTGAATTAAACAGTAGCGGTAATTTTACTTTCCGGTTGCTCGCAGAAGATATCCTATTGGATGGTGTTGATATTCATGGCCATCAGGACGCATTGATTACCACCAATACCATTTCAAGTATTTATGGGGAGGCTTTATTGGCTTCCCGTGGACAAACTCTTGGTGAATCATTGAGAAAAATCCCTGGAGTAAATACCTATTCCTCAGGTTCTACCATACAAAAGCCAGTAATCCACGGACTTCATAGTAACCGAATTTTGATTCTGAATAATGGGGTAAGACTCGAAGGTCAGCAATGGGGCGCCGAACATGCGCCGGAATTGGACCCATTTATTGCAAAAGAAATATCCGTAGTCAAGGGTGCAGAAACAGTCCGGTTTGGGGCAGATGCTATGGGTGGGGTTATCTTGGTCAATCCTTCACCCCTACCGGTTAAAGCCGGTATCAATGGAGAACTTGATTTAATAGGATTCACAAATGGCCTTGGGCTCAATGGTGCTGCTTCCATTTCAGGAGGCTCAGCAAAAATCAAAGGTTTGGGTTATAGAATTCAAGGATCTTCAAAAATAGCTGGCAATGTCCGTACACCTGATTATATGCTGGACAATACAGGGGTACGGGAATTGAATTTTTCAGGTGCTTTGGGGTATAGCAATAGCAGGTTAGGGACAGAATTATATTTTAGCAACTATCAGACCACAATCGGAATTTTGAGTGATTCCCATACCGGAAATCTGAGTGATTTGGAAAGTATCATCGAAAACGGAAAACCATTCAGAATGCCTGATTTCACTTATGAAATCAGGAACCCAAAGCAGGAAGTTTCGCATCAGCTTGTCAAATCAAAAATCCACTATCACCTGCAAAACGGTTCCAAATTGAATCTTCAGTATGCTTTCCAAAGAAACCATAGAATGGAGTTTGACAGAAGAAGAGGAGAATTGAATGATAGACCGTCATTGGATTTAGAATTGTTTACCAACAGTGTAGATTTTAGCTATAATCACCAAACAAGGAAAAATTGGGATGGAGCAATAGGTTTTCAACTATTACAACAAGCCAATTCAAATATTCCAGGCACAGGCGTTATTCCCCTGATCCCTAATTTTGACATGGTTAACTTTGGTTTTTTTGCTATTGAGAAATTCACCAGTGGGCTTTTAGAGTTGGAAGGTGGATTGAGATATGACTACAGGAATATTGATGCTGCCAGAATCATAAGAGGTGATTTGCAAGAAAGTAATTTAACTTTCAATAATTTTTCAGCCTTTTTTGGTGGGGTATATTCCATAACCAAAAACCTGACATTCAATTCGAATTTTGGTTCTGCTTGGAGACCCCCAAACATCAACGAACTCTTCAGTCAGGGATTACACCACGGAATTGCCGCAGTTGAAATCGGTAATCCTGATTTTGTAAGCGAAAAATCATTCAAATGGCTGAATACTATTAACTACGCAGATGATAAATTCAATATTGAGCTTACCGGCTATGCCAACAGAATCAATGACTATATCTATCTGAATCCAACTGAAGAACAATCAGTATCATTAAGAGGAACCTTCAATGTATTTGAATACTTACAAGCCGATGCGATGTTCATGGGTGCAGACCTCAGTGCTGTTTGGACTATAAACAGCAAGCTTGATTTATTTTCAAAAGGTTCCTTGGTAAGGGCCCGAAATATTCAGGATGATAATTATTTTCCATTTATTCCCCCGGATCGATTGGAATCGGGAATTAGTTTTCAATTATTTTCCGAACCATCTAAGTCACCCACAAGCATCACTGTAAGCAATCTTTTGGTCGCAAGACAAAACAGGGAGCCGGATTTTGATCTCGCCCCTGCGCCTCCTGGATATCAATTATGGAATTTGGGGGTTCAAACAGGCATAAAGCTTAGTGAAAAGAAGTTGAATATAGGTCTTTATGCCAACAATGTTTTCAATACTGCCTATAGAGATTATATGAACCGGTTCAGGTATTTCAGCCATGAAATTGGTAGGAATATCCTGTTCAAACTTAATTATCAATTTTAATCAAATCAATTATTAACCAATGAAAAAGTCAAACTACAAATTACAGATTTTACTTGTTGCCCTATTCTCCATTTCTTTATTCTCCTGCGAAAGCAATGATCCC
This window of the Aquiflexum balticum DSM 16537 genome carries:
- a CDS encoding TonB-dependent receptor, with translation MKLFIYSILYLIFINSTFAQEECALVIRGKIIHAENSEPIESASIWIVEIEKGVISDINGIFRIGNLCPGTYTVKIQYLGHQEHTEIIELNSSGNFTFRLLAEDILLDGVDIHGHQDALITTNTISSIYGEALLASRGQTLGESLRKIPGVNTYSSGSTIQKPVIHGLHSNRILILNNGVRLEGQQWGAEHAPELDPFIAKEISVVKGAETVRFGADAMGGVILVNPSPLPVKAGINGELDLIGFTNGLGLNGAASISGGSAKIKGLGYRIQGSSKIAGNVRTPDYMLDNTGVRELNFSGALGYSNSRLGTELYFSNYQTTIGILSDSHTGNLSDLESIIENGKPFRMPDFTYEIRNPKQEVSHQLVKSKIHYHLQNGSKLNLQYAFQRNHRMEFDRRRGELNDRPSLDLELFTNSVDFSYNHQTRKNWDGAIGFQLLQQANSNIPGTGVIPLIPNFDMVNFGFFAIEKFTSGLLELEGGLRYDYRNIDAARIIRGDLQESNLTFNNFSAFFGGVYSITKNLTFNSNFGSAWRPPNINELFSQGLHHGIAAVEIGNPDFVSEKSFKWLNTINYADDKFNIELTGYANRINDYIYLNPTEEQSVSLRGTFNVFEYLQADAMFMGADLSAVWTINSKLDLFSKGSLVRARNIQDDNYFPFIPPDRLESGISFQLFSEPSKSPTSITVSNLLVARQNREPDFDLAPAPPGYQLWNLGVQTGIKLSEKKLNIGLYANNVFNTAYRDYMNRFRYFSHEIGRNILFKLNYQF